From Cellulosimicrobium cellulans, the proteins below share one genomic window:
- a CDS encoding N-acetylglucosamine-6-phosphate deacetylase, whose product MTDARSPRPDQQPGTARVLVGRVVTPTGVLDDGVVALQDGLVAWVGTRAQAADAGYADLPAGDGATLLPGLVDVHDHGGGGSSFPDATSVDEARVAAREHLRHGTTSLVASLVTAPRDVLLERTANLADLADAGEIVGIHLEGPFLSEVRCGAQNPHDMLEGDPELVRAIAGAARGYLRTMTVAPEVPGVVGAGGVIETLVEVGALPSIGHTDASTEQTEAAIAAGVAALAAAGRPGARLTATHLFNGMRPLHHREPGPVAACLAAAARGELVVELVADGTHLAHGTIRSVVELVGSHVGADGAVAGPDAVALVTDAMAAAGMADGAYELGPMRVTVAHGVARLTEGGSIAGGTYHLLDVVRETVEAGVPLVDAVRAASWTPAGVLGLDDRGGLVAGRRADVVVTDADLRVREVLRAGDPVDLAH is encoded by the coding sequence ATGACCGACGCCCGCAGCCCTCGTCCCGACCAGCAGCCCGGCACCGCGCGAGTCCTCGTGGGTCGCGTCGTCACCCCGACGGGAGTGCTCGACGACGGCGTCGTGGCCCTGCAGGACGGGCTCGTCGCGTGGGTCGGGACCCGCGCGCAGGCCGCGGACGCCGGCTACGCCGACCTGCCCGCGGGCGACGGCGCGACGCTGCTCCCGGGCCTCGTCGACGTCCACGACCACGGCGGCGGCGGGTCGAGCTTCCCGGACGCGACGAGCGTCGACGAGGCGCGCGTCGCCGCGCGCGAGCACCTGCGCCACGGCACGACGAGCCTCGTCGCGTCGCTCGTCACCGCGCCGCGCGACGTCCTGCTCGAGCGCACCGCGAACCTCGCGGACCTCGCCGACGCGGGCGAGATCGTCGGCATCCACCTCGAGGGCCCGTTCCTCTCCGAGGTGCGCTGCGGCGCGCAGAACCCGCACGACATGCTCGAGGGCGACCCGGAGCTCGTGCGCGCGATCGCGGGCGCGGCGCGCGGGTACCTGCGGACCATGACGGTCGCGCCCGAGGTGCCGGGCGTCGTCGGCGCCGGGGGAGTGATCGAGACCCTCGTCGAGGTCGGGGCGCTCCCGTCGATCGGGCACACCGACGCGAGCACCGAGCAGACCGAGGCAGCGATCGCGGCCGGTGTCGCGGCGCTCGCGGCCGCCGGTCGGCCCGGCGCGCGGCTCACCGCGACCCACCTGTTCAACGGCATGCGCCCCCTGCACCACCGTGAGCCCGGCCCCGTCGCGGCGTGCCTCGCGGCGGCCGCGCGCGGCGAGCTGGTCGTCGAGCTCGTGGCCGACGGCACGCACCTCGCGCACGGCACGATCCGCAGCGTCGTCGAGCTCGTGGGGTCGCACGTCGGTGCCGACGGCGCCGTCGCCGGGCCGGACGCCGTCGCGCTCGTCACCGACGCGATGGCCGCCGCGGGCATGGCCGACGGCGCCTACGAGCTCGGGCCGATGCGCGTGACCGTCGCGCACGGCGTCGCGCGGCTCACCGAGGGCGGGTCCATCGCGGGCGGCACGTACCACCTGCTCGACGTCGTGCGCGAGACCGTCGAGGCCGGCGTGCCGCTGGTCGACGCCGTCCGCGCGGCGTCGTGGACCCCGGCGGGCGTGCTCGGCCTCGACGACCGCGGGGGCCTCGTCGCGGGCCGCCGCGCCGACGTCGTCGTGACGGACGCCGACCTGCGCGTGCGCGAGGTCCTGCGCGCGGGCGACCCGGTCGACCTCGCGCACTGA
- a CDS encoding DUF1990 family protein yields MTFTYPEVGATRTDTWPTGYRHLHVRRRLTDRPRTPDDLAWLGEQLLTWRVHAAARVRLETEAPVAEPGARVTTLLGVGRLRLHEPCEIVWVERSERRVAFGYGTLPGHAFVGEERFAVERDDAGDLWWSIDVFSRPVLWWVRPLAFAVPTFQRLFALHLGRGAKRLLASRDR; encoded by the coding sequence ATGACGTTCACGTACCCGGAGGTCGGCGCGACCCGCACCGACACCTGGCCCACGGGGTATCGCCACCTGCACGTGCGCCGTCGGCTCACCGACCGGCCGCGCACGCCCGACGACCTCGCGTGGCTCGGCGAGCAGCTCCTCACGTGGCGCGTGCACGCCGCGGCGCGCGTGCGGCTCGAGACCGAGGCTCCGGTTGCCGAGCCCGGTGCGCGTGTGACCACGCTGCTCGGCGTCGGGCGGCTGCGGCTGCACGAGCCGTGCGAGATCGTGTGGGTCGAGCGGTCCGAGCGCCGGGTCGCGTTCGGGTACGGCACCCTGCCCGGGCACGCGTTCGTGGGCGAGGAGCGCTTCGCCGTCGAGCGCGACGACGCAGGGGACCTGTGGTGGAGCATCGACGTGTTCAGCCGCCCGGTGCTGTGGTGGGTGCGTCCGCTCGCGTTCGCGGTGCCGACGTTCCAGCGGCTCTTCGCCCTGCACCTCGGCCGCGGCGCGAAGCGGCTCCTCGCCTCGCGCGACCGCTGA
- a CDS encoding YndJ family transporter, whose translation MSPAGAALVSGLVVLGMVVVLPLGLRLLGPDVVPAARSVAWPLAGVAGAAAVVLPHGTVSVLLALVFAAATVVLAGTGARLAVRTVRDVRDGRVTAAGRASRAAAATALVMPAVGASALVAERAGWGLLGFSGTYLALTVPHMLYAGFGAALVAGTVAHLAVTDRLAVAGAWGVPVGTVLVLAGYFVGDVAELVGAGALTLALWATAAAAVRSLARPTGPAHPADDAHPAGPGSPASTAGARVLLGTGAVVVGLSMLLALWWAAGEALGFAHPSLDVMAATHGVANALGFVLCTLLGLRVLAARPVLPQEVEGTGEAEHGHAGQGRRHGPGRAPEGSAA comes from the coding sequence GTGAGCCCCGCCGGCGCGGCCCTCGTCTCGGGCCTGGTCGTCCTCGGCATGGTCGTGGTCCTGCCGCTCGGCCTCCGGCTCCTGGGGCCCGACGTCGTCCCCGCGGCGCGCAGCGTGGCGTGGCCCCTCGCGGGAGTCGCGGGGGCCGCGGCCGTCGTGCTCCCGCACGGCACCGTGTCCGTCCTCCTCGCGCTCGTCTTCGCGGCGGCGACCGTCGTGCTCGCCGGCACCGGCGCGCGTCTGGCGGTGCGCACGGTGCGCGACGTCCGCGACGGGCGGGTCACCGCGGCGGGTCGTGCCTCGCGCGCGGCGGCCGCGACCGCGCTGGTCATGCCGGCGGTCGGAGCGAGCGCGCTGGTCGCCGAGCGTGCCGGGTGGGGGCTCCTCGGGTTCTCCGGGACGTATCTCGCGCTCACGGTCCCGCACATGCTCTACGCCGGGTTCGGCGCGGCACTGGTGGCGGGCACGGTCGCGCACCTCGCGGTCACCGACCGGCTCGCGGTGGCCGGCGCGTGGGGCGTGCCGGTCGGGACGGTGCTCGTGCTCGCCGGCTACTTCGTCGGCGACGTGGCCGAGCTCGTCGGCGCGGGGGCGCTCACGCTCGCCCTGTGGGCGACGGCGGCCGCGGCGGTCCGCTCGCTCGCGCGGCCCACCGGTCCGGCGCACCCGGCCGACGACGCGCACCCCGCGGGTCCCGGGAGCCCGGCGAGCACGGCGGGCGCCCGGGTGCTGCTCGGCACGGGTGCGGTCGTGGTCGGGCTGTCGATGCTGCTCGCGCTGTGGTGGGCAGCGGGCGAGGCGCTCGGGTTCGCGCACCCGAGCCTCGACGTCATGGCGGCGACGCACGGCGTCGCGAACGCGCTCGGGTTCGTGCTCTGCACCCTCCTCGGGCTGCGGGTCCTCGCGGCCCGGCCGGTGCTCCCGCAGGAGGTGGAGGGCACGGGCGAGGCGGAGCACGGCCACGCGGGACAAGGCAGGAGACACGGGCCCGGACGGGCCCCGGAGGGGAGTGCGGCATGA
- a CDS encoding TetR/AcrR family transcriptional regulator gives MSATPKSERTRAHLRDVAVRMLRDVGYERTTMRAVAAEAGVSTGNAYYHFPSKDALVQELYLEVQREHAARAASVLAAGGSLADRLRGVWGASVDAFAPFHAFGGEFVSVAIRPGSDASPFSAASAVSRDLARDLFEQVVAGTSTRVPERLRPQLPELLWLAQLGITLFWVHDTSPGFARTRRLVDGGASLVGSLVRLSRLPVARGVVDDALRLVRAVHPGTPGASPPEDAARERAGEPEVGA, from the coding sequence ATGAGCGCGACACCGAAGTCCGAGCGCACGCGCGCGCACCTGCGCGACGTCGCGGTCCGGATGCTGCGCGACGTCGGGTACGAGCGCACGACCATGCGCGCCGTCGCCGCCGAGGCGGGCGTGAGCACCGGGAACGCCTACTACCACTTCCCGTCCAAGGACGCGCTCGTCCAGGAGCTCTACCTCGAGGTGCAGCGCGAGCACGCCGCGCGCGCCGCATCCGTGCTCGCCGCGGGCGGCTCGCTCGCCGACCGGCTGCGCGGCGTCTGGGGGGCGTCGGTCGACGCGTTCGCTCCCTTCCACGCGTTCGGCGGTGAGTTCGTGTCCGTCGCGATCCGCCCGGGCTCGGACGCGAGCCCCTTCTCCGCGGCCTCCGCCGTCTCGCGTGACCTCGCGCGCGACCTGTTCGAGCAGGTCGTCGCCGGGACGTCGACGCGCGTCCCCGAGCGGCTGCGCCCGCAGCTCCCCGAGCTGCTGTGGCTGGCCCAGCTCGGCATCACCCTGTTCTGGGTCCACGACACCTCGCCCGGGTTCGCGCGCACGCGCCGGCTCGTCGACGGCGGGGCCTCGCTCGTCGGCAGCCTCGTCCGGCTGTCCCGGCTCCCCGTCGCGCGCGGCGTGGTCGACGACGCGCTGCGCCTCGTGCGCGCGGTCCACCCGGGAACGCCCGGGGCGTCGCCTCCGGAGGATGCGGCCCGCGAGCGCGCAGGCGAGCCGGAGGTGGGCGCGTGA
- a CDS encoding MGH1-like glycoside hydrolase domain-containing protein: MRRPRSTGALALASGLLALALAAPAVAATPPTPAAAPATSPGAATDDPTTPLDRPEVGPGTSFVDVREKLDGYADPDWYAANVPVVDLPDADAEAVYYYRWRVLKEHLRYTEPGTGWVLTEFLDCCGYAAPYQAINAAAGHQLAEGRWLRDQRYLDDYEDYWLTGPGQIEPAQNPEAADWAHQYSFWAVSAIVERAKVTGNLDRLRALQPELETFVEDWGNQFDAELGLYWQTPEYDAKESSPASYVTDRDYAGRHTFRPSINAYLYGDMLALVEVATLNGDDATATEYRDRAAALREAVDTYLWDDERDFFYDVVDWENPDHERLRDRLDVGFVPWKFGLASPEQAVALDQLLDPQGFAAPYGPTVTERRSPDFWRSSDQGCCKWDGPSWPFSTSLTLDGVATALRDDAAGDLTRADYLDLFDTYVRTQFRDGEPYVAEAHHPDEDRWIYDGNNHSEDYLHSSYVDLVLQDLLGLQPQSDDSLVLDPLVPADWDWFAAENVPYHGRNVTVLFDRDGSRYGAGAGLRVYVDGEQVLHADTDAVAEGADPVEVPVPSGDPQRLPHVVNTSANPLRNAYPRPVASYTWRYDDAWRVLDGKVWYDEVPQNTRWSNYSSPNARDWVGVELAEPTTIGDVRFHGYQDADAVQPAAGYELEYWDGAAWQVVPDQTRVPEQPVGNGLNRITFPPLETTSYRVTFDAAPGKSVGVTELESWSPVSRAVSARVEAAEPAVGRASRVDVTVSTRADAVTGVEVAPDLPAGWTAVAVGEAGPLDLGAWDRATRSWDVTPGPDAVPGSEARIGAVARWGDAGGAEEARATTTARLAFDPSWYDDVVLHDDFDADTTADWTTLQPSGEALPALAAGDGTLAATGDARYWGLYGHRTARATSSSVVVAEIGAFSGAGTQEDSLFLGLAAADRTYALAWFNHTNVASGLDYVGGADGSSPYFGIRGYGPGDRIALQVDGARVDVFAEEDGEWTWYGGTTTGGALDTSDPDVLAGLLPTIGFRADRGTVSIASFEVRSRSVGTPAPQVDVTAVPRCLAGTAYVAVRAAYVGTGGAGAGDPVDVELVTPFGSRTVTGVAPGANAYQSFSARATSLAAGTATVRVTDAAGTATEHAAPFPATTC; encoded by the coding sequence ATGCGACGACCACGCTCGACGGGCGCCCTGGCGCTCGCCTCCGGCCTCCTGGCCCTCGCCCTCGCGGCCCCGGCGGTCGCGGCGACGCCGCCGACCCCTGCGGCCGCTCCGGCCACCTCCCCGGGGGCAGCGACCGACGACCCGACGACGCCCCTCGACCGGCCCGAGGTCGGGCCCGGGACGTCCTTCGTCGACGTCCGCGAGAAGCTCGACGGCTACGCCGACCCCGACTGGTATGCGGCCAACGTCCCGGTCGTCGACCTCCCCGACGCGGACGCCGAGGCGGTCTACTACTACCGCTGGCGCGTGCTCAAGGAGCACCTGCGCTACACCGAGCCCGGCACGGGCTGGGTGCTCACGGAGTTCCTCGACTGCTGCGGCTACGCCGCGCCGTACCAGGCCATCAACGCCGCGGCGGGCCACCAGCTCGCCGAGGGCCGCTGGCTGCGCGACCAGCGCTACCTCGACGACTACGAGGACTACTGGCTCACCGGCCCCGGCCAGATCGAGCCCGCGCAGAACCCCGAGGCGGCCGACTGGGCGCACCAGTACTCGTTCTGGGCCGTGTCCGCGATCGTCGAGCGCGCGAAGGTCACCGGGAACCTCGACCGTCTCCGCGCGCTCCAGCCCGAGCTGGAGACCTTCGTCGAGGACTGGGGGAACCAGTTCGACGCCGAGCTCGGGCTCTACTGGCAGACGCCCGAGTACGACGCCAAGGAGAGCTCGCCCGCGTCGTACGTGACCGACCGCGACTACGCCGGTCGCCACACGTTCCGGCCGTCGATCAACGCCTACCTCTACGGCGACATGCTCGCGCTCGTCGAGGTCGCGACGCTGAACGGCGACGACGCGACCGCGACGGAGTACCGCGACCGTGCCGCCGCGCTGCGCGAGGCCGTGGACACCTACCTCTGGGACGACGAGCGCGACTTCTTCTACGACGTCGTGGACTGGGAGAACCCGGACCACGAGCGGCTGCGCGACCGGCTCGACGTCGGGTTCGTGCCGTGGAAGTTCGGCCTCGCCTCGCCGGAGCAGGCGGTCGCCCTCGACCAGCTCCTCGACCCGCAGGGGTTCGCGGCGCCGTACGGCCCGACGGTGACCGAGCGCCGCTCCCCCGACTTCTGGCGCTCGTCCGACCAGGGCTGCTGCAAGTGGGACGGGCCGTCGTGGCCGTTCTCGACGTCGCTCACGCTCGACGGCGTCGCGACCGCGCTGCGCGACGACGCCGCGGGCGACCTCACGCGCGCGGACTACCTCGACCTGTTCGACACCTACGTCCGCACGCAGTTCCGCGACGGCGAGCCGTACGTCGCCGAGGCGCACCACCCCGACGAGGACCGCTGGATCTACGACGGGAACAACCACTCCGAGGACTACCTGCACTCCAGCTACGTGGACCTCGTGCTCCAGGACCTCCTCGGCCTCCAGCCGCAGTCCGACGACTCGCTCGTGCTCGACCCGCTCGTGCCCGCCGACTGGGACTGGTTCGCCGCGGAGAACGTGCCGTACCACGGGCGCAACGTCACGGTCCTGTTCGACCGTGACGGCTCGCGCTACGGGGCCGGCGCGGGCCTGCGCGTCTACGTCGACGGCGAGCAGGTGCTGCACGCCGACACCGACGCGGTCGCCGAGGGTGCCGACCCGGTCGAGGTGCCGGTGCCGAGCGGCGACCCGCAGCGCCTCCCCCACGTGGTCAACACGTCGGCGAACCCGCTCCGGAACGCCTACCCGCGCCCCGTCGCGTCGTACACGTGGCGGTACGACGACGCGTGGCGGGTCCTCGACGGCAAGGTCTGGTACGACGAGGTGCCGCAGAACACGCGCTGGTCCAACTACTCCTCGCCGAACGCCCGCGACTGGGTAGGCGTCGAGCTCGCCGAGCCGACGACGATCGGCGACGTCCGCTTCCACGGCTACCAGGACGCCGACGCCGTCCAGCCCGCCGCCGGCTACGAGCTCGAGTACTGGGACGGCGCGGCCTGGCAGGTCGTCCCCGACCAGACGCGCGTGCCCGAGCAGCCCGTCGGCAACGGCCTCAACCGCATCACGTTCCCGCCGCTCGAGACGACGAGCTACCGCGTCACGTTCGACGCCGCGCCCGGGAAGTCCGTCGGGGTGACCGAGCTCGAGTCGTGGAGCCCCGTGTCACGGGCCGTCTCAGCGCGCGTCGAGGCCGCCGAGCCCGCCGTCGGGCGTGCCTCGCGCGTGGACGTGACCGTGTCGACGCGCGCGGACGCCGTGACGGGCGTCGAGGTCGCGCCCGATCTCCCGGCCGGCTGGACGGCCGTCGCCGTGGGCGAGGCGGGCCCGCTCGACCTCGGGGCGTGGGACCGCGCGACCCGCTCGTGGGACGTCACGCCCGGGCCCGACGCCGTCCCCGGCAGCGAGGCCCGGATCGGCGCCGTCGCGCGCTGGGGCGACGCGGGGGGCGCCGAGGAGGCGCGCGCGACCACGACCGCCCGGCTCGCGTTCGACCCCTCCTGGTACGACGACGTCGTCCTGCACGACGACTTCGACGCCGACACGACCGCGGACTGGACGACGCTGCAGCCCTCCGGCGAGGCGCTGCCCGCCCTCGCGGCCGGGGACGGGACGCTCGCCGCGACCGGCGACGCGCGCTACTGGGGGCTGTACGGGCACCGCACGGCCCGCGCGACGTCGTCGTCCGTGGTGGTCGCGGAGATCGGCGCGTTCTCCGGCGCGGGGACGCAGGAGGACTCGCTGTTCCTCGGCCTCGCGGCCGCGGACCGCACCTACGCGCTCGCATGGTTCAACCACACGAACGTCGCATCCGGCCTCGACTACGTCGGGGGCGCGGACGGGTCGTCGCCGTACTTCGGCATCCGGGGCTACGGCCCCGGCGACCGGATCGCGCTCCAGGTGGACGGCGCGCGCGTCGACGTGTTCGCCGAGGAGGACGGCGAGTGGACCTGGTACGGCGGCACGACGACCGGCGGCGCGCTCGACACGTCCGACCCCGACGTGCTCGCCGGGCTCCTGCCGACGATCGGCTTCCGGGCCGACCGCGGCACCGTGAGCATCGCCTCGTTCGAGGTGCGCTCCCGGTCCGTCGGGACGCCCGCGCCCCAGGTCGACGTCACCGCCGTCCCGCGCTGCCTCGCCGGCACGGCGTACGTCGCGGTCCGGGCGGCGTACGTCGGGACGGGCGGCGCCGGGGCGGGCGACCCGGTGGACGTCGAGCTCGTGACGCCGTTCGGGTCGCGCACGGTCACGGGCGTCGCCCCGGGCGCCAACGCCTACCAGTCGTTCTCCGCGCGCGCCACGTCGCTCGCGGCGGGCACGGCGACCGTCCGGGTGACCGACGCCGCGGGGACGGCCACCGAGCACGCGGCCCCGTTCCCGGCGACCACGTGCTGA
- the nucS gene encoding endonuclease NucS has protein sequence MRLVVARCSARYTGRLSAHLPLATRVLIVKADGSVLLHSDGGSYKPLNWMSPPCTLAVREPSEEARERGVTEVWAVQHAKSDDRLEIELHEVQHDSSHELGIDPGLVKDGVEAHLQEMLAAQIELLGSGHTLVRREYPTAIGPVDILAKDASGATVAVEIKRRGDIDGVEQLTRYLELLNRDPLLAPVRGVFAAQEIKPQARVLATDRGIGCLVLDYDAMRGVDDVDSRLF, from the coding sequence GTGCGTCTCGTCGTCGCCCGCTGCTCCGCCCGCTACACCGGCCGTCTCTCGGCGCACCTGCCGCTCGCGACGCGCGTGCTCATCGTCAAGGCCGACGGGAGCGTGCTGCTGCACTCCGACGGCGGGTCGTACAAGCCGCTCAACTGGATGAGCCCCCCGTGCACGCTCGCGGTGCGCGAGCCGTCCGAGGAGGCGCGCGAGCGCGGCGTGACCGAGGTCTGGGCCGTGCAGCACGCCAAGAGCGACGACCGCCTCGAGATCGAGCTCCATGAGGTCCAGCACGACAGCTCCCACGAGCTCGGCATCGACCCGGGCCTCGTCAAGGACGGCGTCGAGGCGCACCTCCAGGAGATGCTCGCCGCGCAGATCGAGCTGCTCGGCTCGGGCCACACGCTCGTGCGCCGCGAGTACCCGACCGCGATCGGCCCCGTGGACATCCTCGCCAAGGACGCGAGCGGCGCGACGGTCGCCGTCGAGATCAAGCGCCGGGGCGACATCGACGGGGTCGAGCAGCTCACGCGCTACCTCGAGCTGCTCAACCGGGACCCGCTCCTGGCACCCGTGCGCGGCGTGTTCGCCGCGCAGGAGATCAAGCCCCAGGCGCGCGTGCTCGCGACCGACCGGGGGATCGGCTGCCTCGTGCTCGACTACGACGCGATGCGCGGCGTGGACGACGTGGACTCCCGCCTCTTCTGA
- a CDS encoding DUF2550 domain-containing protein, with amino-acid sequence MTPLAWLAIGLLVLVLLAIGLGAWRLRALSHRVGSFECGARRAGAAGAPWVAGIAHYGVGRIDWWRLWSVSIRPARTWSRYDLVIAGREPFVGDGPDTYLVRCRYHGQDFELTMSRAAYEGLASWLEAAPPGRRDVVV; translated from the coding sequence ATGACGCCCCTGGCCTGGCTCGCGATCGGACTGCTCGTCCTCGTCCTTCTCGCGATCGGGCTGGGGGCGTGGCGTCTGCGGGCCCTGTCCCACCGCGTCGGCTCGTTCGAGTGCGGCGCGCGCCGCGCGGGCGCTGCCGGCGCGCCCTGGGTCGCGGGCATCGCGCACTACGGCGTCGGCCGCATCGACTGGTGGCGGCTGTGGTCGGTGTCGATCCGCCCCGCCCGGACGTGGTCGCGCTACGACCTCGTCATCGCGGGCCGCGAGCCGTTCGTCGGAGACGGCCCCGACACCTACCTCGTCCGGTGCCGCTACCACGGCCAGGACTTCGAGCTCACGATGTCGCGCGCCGCGTACGAGGGACTCGCCTCGTGGCTGGAGGCCGCGCCCCCCGGCCGGCGCGACGTCGTCGTCTGA
- a CDS encoding F0F1 ATP synthase subunit epsilon: MAQLNVDLVAADRKIWSGRAQRVTAPAADGEIGILADHSPLLSVLREGSVRIVAEGETLDVHVSGGFLSVDSNQVTIVADSVESVPAR; the protein is encoded by the coding sequence GTGGCACAGCTGAACGTCGACCTCGTGGCGGCGGACCGCAAGATCTGGTCAGGCCGCGCGCAGCGGGTCACGGCCCCTGCGGCAGACGGTGAGATCGGCATCCTCGCGGACCACTCTCCCCTGCTCTCCGTGCTGCGCGAGGGCTCGGTGCGCATCGTCGCCGAGGGCGAGACCCTCGACGTGCACGTCAGCGGAGGGTTCCTCTCCGTCGACTCCAACCAGGTCACGATCGTCGCGGACTCGGTCGAGTCCGTACCGGCCCGCTGA
- the atpD gene encoding F0F1 ATP synthase subunit beta: MTATTVEAQVEHSSGPGVGRVARVIGPVVDIEFPADAIPDIYNALTVEIDLSSQGEGEKSFTLTLEVAQHLGDSLVRAIALKPTDGLVRGAHVTDTGAPISVPVGDVTKGKVFNVTGDVLNGAPGETVEITERWPIHRKPPAFDQLESKTTMFETGIKVIDLLTPYVQGGKIGLFGGAGVGKTVLIQEMIQRVAQDHGGVSVFAGVGERTREGNDLIVEMEEAGVFDKTALVFGQMDEPPGTRLRVALSALTMAEYFRDVKKQDVLLFIDNIFRFTQAGSEVSTLLGRMPSAVGYQPNLADEMGLLQERITSTRGHSITSLQAIYVPADDYTDPAPATTFAHLDATTELSREIASRGLYPAVDPLASTSRILDPRYVGQEHYDVATRVKSILQRNKELQDIIAILGVDELSEEDKTVVARARRIQQFLSQNTYMAEKFTGVVGSTVPLSETIEAFKKIADGEFDHIAEQAFFNIGGLEDLERNWARIQQEYGA, from the coding sequence ATGACCGCCACCACCGTGGAAGCACAGGTCGAGCACTCCAGCGGTCCCGGCGTGGGCCGGGTCGCTCGTGTGATCGGCCCCGTCGTGGACATCGAGTTCCCGGCGGACGCGATCCCCGACATCTACAACGCGCTGACCGTCGAGATCGACCTCTCGTCGCAGGGCGAGGGCGAGAAGTCGTTCACGCTCACGCTCGAGGTCGCCCAGCACCTGGGTGACTCGCTCGTCCGCGCCATCGCCCTCAAGCCGACGGACGGCCTCGTCCGCGGCGCCCACGTCACCGACACCGGCGCGCCGATCAGCGTGCCCGTCGGCGACGTCACCAAGGGCAAGGTCTTCAACGTCACGGGCGACGTGCTCAACGGGGCTCCCGGCGAGACCGTCGAGATCACCGAGCGCTGGCCGATCCACCGCAAGCCCCCGGCGTTCGACCAGCTCGAGTCGAAGACCACGATGTTCGAGACGGGCATCAAGGTCATCGACCTCCTCACCCCGTACGTCCAGGGTGGGAAGATCGGCCTCTTCGGTGGTGCGGGCGTCGGCAAGACGGTCCTCATCCAGGAGATGATCCAGCGCGTCGCGCAGGACCACGGCGGTGTGTCCGTGTTCGCCGGCGTCGGCGAGCGCACGCGTGAGGGCAACGACCTCATCGTCGAGATGGAGGAGGCCGGCGTCTTCGACAAGACGGCGCTCGTCTTCGGCCAGATGGACGAGCCCCCGGGCACGCGTCTTCGCGTCGCGCTCTCCGCGCTGACGATGGCGGAGTACTTCCGCGACGTGAAGAAGCAGGACGTCCTCCTGTTCATCGACAACATCTTCCGCTTCACGCAGGCGGGTTCCGAGGTGTCGACGCTGCTCGGCCGCATGCCGTCCGCGGTGGGCTACCAGCCGAACCTCGCGGACGAGATGGGGCTGCTCCAGGAGCGCATCACCTCGACGCGTGGTCACTCGATCACGTCGCTCCAGGCGATCTACGTGCCCGCAGACGACTACACCGACCCGGCGCCGGCGACGACGTTCGCGCACCTCGACGCGACGACGGAGCTCTCCCGTGAGATCGCCTCGCGCGGTCTGTACCCCGCGGTGGACCCGCTCGCGTCGACGAGCCGCATCCTCGACCCGCGCTACGTGGGCCAGGAGCACTACGACGTCGCGACGCGCGTGAAGTCGATCCTGCAGCGCAACAAGGAGCTCCAGGACATCATCGCGATCCTCGGTGTCGACGAGCTCTCGGAGGAGGACAAGACGGTCGTCGCGCGTGCGCGTCGTATCCAGCAGTTCCTCTCCCAGAACACCTACATGGCCGAGAAGTTCACCGGTGTCGTGGGCTCGACCGTCCCGCTGAGCGAGACCATCGAGGCGTTCAAGAAGATCGCGGACGGCGAGTTCGACCACATCGCCGAGCAGGCGTTCTTCAACATCGGCGGCCTCGAGGACCTCGAGCGCAACTGGGCGCGCATCCAGCAGGAGTACGGCGCCTGA
- a CDS encoding F0F1 ATP synthase subunit gamma, giving the protein MAGSQRVYKQRIKSTQSLKKMFRAQELIAASRIGKARDRTAAAAPYARAITRAVSAVATHTSTKHPLTSERTDTNRVAVLVVASDRGMAGAYSASIIRETERLVERLVAEGKEVALYGAGRRAITYYTFRGRELAGSWSYGSDAPNSEVAGEIADALLGAFLAPVAEGGVSELHIVYTQFVNMVTQRPRVVRMLPLEVVEGVAPAGKHDVLPLYDFEPSPEAVLDELLPRYVRSRIFSCLLEAAASELAARQRAMHTATDNAEDLIRNYTRLANQARQADITQEISEIVSGADALAAS; this is encoded by the coding sequence ATGGCCGGATCCCAGCGCGTCTACAAGCAGCGGATCAAGTCGACGCAGTCGCTCAAGAAGATGTTCCGCGCGCAGGAGCTCATCGCCGCGTCGCGCATCGGCAAGGCGCGCGACCGCACCGCGGCCGCGGCGCCGTACGCCCGGGCGATCACCCGGGCCGTGTCGGCCGTCGCGACGCACACGTCGACGAAGCACCCGCTGACGAGCGAGCGCACGGACACGAACCGCGTGGCGGTGCTCGTCGTGGCCTCCGATCGCGGCATGGCCGGTGCCTACTCGGCGTCGATCATCCGCGAGACGGAGCGCCTCGTCGAGCGTCTCGTGGCCGAGGGCAAGGAGGTCGCGCTCTACGGTGCGGGCCGTCGTGCCATCACGTACTACACGTTCCGCGGGCGCGAGCTCGCCGGCTCGTGGTCGTACGGGTCGGACGCGCCGAACTCCGAGGTCGCGGGCGAGATCGCGGACGCCCTGCTCGGGGCGTTCCTCGCGCCGGTGGCCGAGGGCGGCGTGAGCGAGCTGCACATCGTCTACACGCAGTTCGTCAACATGGTCACGCAGCGCCCGCGCGTCGTGCGGATGCTCCCGCTCGAGGTCGTCGAGGGCGTCGCACCGGCGGGCAAGCACGACGTGCTCCCGCTGTACGACTTCGAGCCCTCGCCCGAGGCCGTGCTCGACGAGCTGCTCCCGCGCTACGTGCGCAGCCGGATCTTCAGCTGCCTCCTCGAGGCGGCGGCGTCCGAGCTCGCGGCACGTCAGCGGGCGATGCACACGGCGACGGACAACGCGGAGGACCTCATCCGCAACTACACGCGGCTGGCGAACCAGGCGCGTCAGGCGGACATCACCCAGGAGATCAGCGAGATCGTCTCGGGTGCCGACGCCCTGGCGGCGTCATGA